CTCATCTTTTTAAAGTGTCTCTTAATACACTTCTCTTTTTAACATTggcttctagaaaaaaataatgaagtaagaaaagaaaagggattcTACATCTTGAGTGAGAAATTGccttataaaaatgaacaaatagaggctggatgcagtggctcacacctgtagtcccagcactttgggaggctgaggcaggcagatcactttaggtcaggagttcaaacccagcctggcccacatggtgaaaacccatctctactaaaaatgcaaaaattagccaagtgtggtggcacgcacctgtaatttcagctacttgggaggctgaagaagaagaattgcttgaacccaggaggcggatgctgcagtgcactgagatcacgccactgcactccatccagcctgggtgacagagcaagactcctccgtctcaaaaagcaacaacaataacaacaaaaacaaatagaataagTGAAGAGATTTGATCTTATAATTGGTTGGAATATCCCATAACACTGCACTGTTTATGTTTGCACAATAATGAAAGTTCATTGAGTACATGTTCACTGACATATATGGATCCTCAGAAATATATatcttaaacatatatataagtatatataaatgtatactcaTACGCATAACTCAGATGTATGCAAAGACTTCATATATCTagaatgtatattgtgtatattctatataatatgtaATGGAGGTTGATAGACATAACCTTTTCTTGATGGTGTAGGTTAGAAATAACTGGTTCATTTAGGGTAGGGCAGATTTCACTTGCACTGATATGGACAAATCAGTGTTAATGACAGAATGCAATAGAGTCATCCTGCTATGTAAACAGAAGCATAGataacaaataatacaaaatatgatAAAAGTTTACCTCATTCATAACATCATTTATCTGACCCTTTCCCGCAATTTATCTGGCCTATCTGCcaccatttaattaaaaaaattacagtgattATATCATGACTGCTTTCAAATCTCACTGTACAACTCTAAAAACATACACTTATTTGATAGCCTTGAATTTCAGCAGAAAAGATAATACTTATAAGAGGtatagactttaaaatatatcatatttgtgcagaatattttaagttataaatatgtatgcataagGCCTAGTTGATGTAACATTAGTATAGATGCTACAAATGCAAGTTCATTAAAGAATATTAAGATATTCTTCCCTGTAAATCTAAGGAAGCAAAACAATgggaaatttctcaaagatctaAAGCAGGAGATGAAATAGGGACAAACTGAGTGTTTGCTCAACCGTAATTGTGAAGCAATCagtttaattttctcacagttgatTTTGTTTAATTAGGAGATGACATTAGCTAACTTTGCAGTTCTACATCGTTGCAAAAAGGACAGAGGAGGTTTTGACATATTGTGCCTTTACTATTAAAGAAATATCATTCAGTGAGTTTTTTGTACACATTtctatttgtgtggtttttttcactgaaaataatgcttttaaatttcagaatacaACAGCTTAACTTATCACATAATAGAGATATACATATTGTATATCCCTTTTAAAATTAGTGCTAATGTAGCATGAGGGAAATGTAATTCAACAAGCTCGGAGCCCCGGCCGAGCTTCGGAGCCCCGGCCCAGCCCCGGCCGCGCACGCGCAGTGACGCGCCGGCCATGCCGGCGGCTGTTGTCGGGCCTCCAGCGGGCGGGGCCGTTGGCGGAGCAGAGGGGAGGCGCAGCCGGGCGGAGGGCCCACGAGGGCTCAGCCTTCCCGGTCAGCGGTGGTGACGGTATCCCAGAGTGCCAGAGAACCGTTGCTTTTCCGAGTTGCTCTTCTTCCAGGCTCCGTTGGTGGTCGGCATGGCCCGTGAGTGGGGGTGGGAAGCGGCGGCGAGCGTCCGGCGTGGGAGCCTAGCGCTGAGGCGCGGCGGGCGGGGGAGGCGGAGTCCGGCTGGAGAATCCCCCTGGGTCGCGCAGTGCGGGGATCCCCGCTTCAGTCGGCAGAGAGAGAGCTCGCGGGTGGTTCCGGTCCGGCTTTTCAGGCCGGACGGGTGCCTGCCCCTCAGGTGCGAGTTTGTGCGGTAAAGAACACACCCCGGAGATGTGGACACGGCCGCCCCAGGAGGGTCCTTGTTTGGAGGTACTTTATAGCTGATACCTCAAGTCTTAAGGCCTAATGAGGACCGGGAACTCCAGTGAGTCGCCTCCCTAGTTCTTTTGTTTGGCGCTCGCAGGTAGTAGCCGAATAAACAGGAGGCTTTAGAGCCGGTCCTAAATTTGATGTTCGTTTGTACCAGTCCTAGGTGTTAGGTCAGTCTgttctgcaaaatgaaaacaatgaagcCTACCTTGCAGGGTTGTGGCTAGAATAAGGATGTAAAGGCCCACACTGCCTTTCGCAGACTTACCTTCAATCTGTTCAGTCTCCATCCACCCCTCTCCGCCTCTGCATGGGGATAAAGGTAACTCTCAAATGATGGGCTGAACTTGTGATCTCTGTATCTAGCTTTCTCTTCCACCCACTCCCCTCAAAAGCCAGAACTTATTTTGGGATACCGGCCCAAGATTCGaatatctgttttaaaatatctggTATTTATAGCTAGTGACCACCTAGATTGGTATGATAATACTCTTAAGTCTTTAAGTGTTTAAGCCACTTCCTTATTGTCAGATCTAGGAGCACCATCAATCTGTTACTCTGCTAGTTTATCTATGAAAACACAAACTAAAGATGCATTTAAATAAGGCCTGTTTATtggaattattaataattttggaGATGGGAAAAGAGCATGACTGTTTGACTTTGTAGGTGGAAATCAACGAGAACTTGCCCGccagaaaaacatgaagaaaacccaggaaattagcaagggaaagaggaaagaggataGCTTGACTGCCTCTCAGAGAAAGCAGAGGTACGTGGTACTAATTTAATTCTAAAGTCACTGACGTTGTGATTGAAGCAacattttgggctgggtgtgttgcctcatgcctgtaatcccggcagttTGGGAGAgtcgggagaactgcttgaagccaagagtttgagaccaacttggacaacatagccagcccctgtatctacaaaatatttttttaaattggccaggcatggtagcacatggcTGTGGTctcggctactctggaggctgaggcgggagaatcgcttgagcccaggaggttaaggccgCAGTAagctgcgattgcaccactgcactccagcctggatggcagagttagaccctgtctcaaaaaaaaaaaaaaaaaaaaaaaaagaaggcctcATTTTGGGGAACAGAAAGCATTTTGTTAAGCCCTTGGTAGAACAGGGCCTAATGATTTGTGCCAGGCGGACTAAAACCACGTGGGGTAGACATCCCAACATATAGATAAAAACGTAAAGCTCTGAAGCTATTATTTGTTTCACAGAGACTCATGCAGCTCCTCCACAACCATAAGAACTttttataggctgggcgcggtggctcacgcctgtaatctcagcactttggaaggccaaggtgggtggatcacctggggtcaggagatcgagatcagcctgaccaacatagtgaaaccctatctctactaaaaatacaaaattagctgggtgcagtggcacatgcctgtaatcccagttacttgggaggctgaggcaggagaatcgcttgaaaccgggagggggaggttgcagcgagtgaagattgtgccattgcaatccagcctgggtactGAGCgggaaactctgtatcaaaaaaacaaaacaaaacaaaaaaaaacaactttattcagCAAAATAACATCTTCTATATGCAAAACACTGTGAGGTGCTAGAGTTACAACATTTTCAAAGTAGACAGCCTACCCAAACTACTCTGAATGACAAGGGActcaattattaatatataatgataatagTTCTCAAGAAGATACAAAAAAGTATATGCATAATAGCTAGCTGTGCTGATTTCTGAAGATCCATTGCATTGGAGAGAATTCATGTACATAGCCTTAATATATGACTATATGTGCCAATGTAAAACTGCTACAGAAATACTTTAGACTGCAGCTTAAGTAAAAAAAAGTACACTCATGTTTCTAAAAGAGCTAATCAAAGcttaattttattctcaaatgATTTTGTCCATATGGAACTTGGAGGTTAAGCGAATAACTGACTGCATGTGCTTCAGTGTGGCTTGTTAGGggttctcaatcctggctgcacattagaatcacctgggaaaccTTGACAGCTACTCAAGCCTTGCGTTATGctcagttttgattttttgtttttttaaaaaattgaattacaatagttgtacatattttgggggtacatgtgatctTTTAATACCTGTATGTGGGCTgggtagtcccagccacttgggaggctaaggcaggagaatcacttgaacctgggaggcggaggttgcagtgagccgagatcctgccattgcattccagcctgggtgacagagtgagaccctgtctcaaaaaaacaacaacaaaaagaaactggcttggcgtggtggctcatacctgttagcccagcactttgggaggccgaagcgggtggattacctgaggttgggagctcaagaccattctgaccaacatggagaaaccccatctctactaaaaatacaaaattagccaagtgtgtggccgggcgcggtggttcacgcctgtaaccccagcactttgggaggcccaggcgggcggatcacgaggtcaggagatcgagaccatcctggttaacacggtgaaaccccgtctctactaataatacaaaacttagccgggcgaggtggcaggcgcctgtagtcccagctatttgggaggctgaggcaggagaatggcgtgaacccgggaggcggagcttgcagcgagccgagatcgtgccactgccctccagcctgggtgacagagcgagactccgtctcaaaaaaaaaaaaagccaactgtggtggcgaacacctgtaatcctagctactcggcaggctgagacaggagaatcacttgaacctgggaggcggaggttgcggtgagctgagatctcgccattgcactccagcctggacaacaagagtgaaactccggccgggcgcgatggctcatgcctgtaatcccagcactttgggaggccaaggcaggaagatcacgaggtcaggagatcgagaccacggtgaatcCCTgtccgtactaaaaatacaaaaaattagtcgggcgcagtggcgggcgcctgtagtcccagctactcgggaggctgaggcaggagactggcgtgaacccgggaggcggagcttgcagtgagctgagatcgcgccaccgcactccagcctgggcgacagagcgaggctccgtcaaaaaaaaaaaacctttatgtgtacaatgtgtaatgatcaaatcgggGTAATTGGGATATCTCTATGCTCAAACATTTAACTTTCATCcagttctgatttaattggtcagAGGTCGAGCATTAAAAAGCACCCTAGGTAAATTTTACTGTACTTAggttatgcctttttttttttttaaaggcagagtcttactctgttgcccatgctggagtgcagtggcgtgatctcggctcactgcaacctccacctcctgggcttaagcgattctcctgcgtcagcaatccaagtagctggaattgcaggcgcccgccaccatgcccagctaatttttgtatttttagtagagactgggtttcaccgtgttggccaggctggtctcaaactactgacctcaagtgatccacccgcctcggcctcccaaagtgctgggattacaggcgtgagccaccacgctggcccagttataccttttttttttttttttgaattttttttttattattacgctttaagttctagggtatatatgcacaacgtgcaggtttgttacatagatatacatgtgccatgttggtttgctgcacccatcaactcatcatttacattaggtatttctcctgatgctatccctcccccagcctcccagcacACCCAGTTATACCTTAAACTGAACTTAAaacagctcccaggtgattctaatgtgcagccactATTAAGAGTCATTGATAAATGAGATTAAAGACCTTAATTTACGGCAAAGGTcctgacacctttttttttttttttcccagatatGGCGTCTTACTCTgtgacccagactggagtgcagtgccacagtctcggttcactgcaagctctgcctcccaggctcaagtgaccctcccacctcagccttctgagtagctgggactacaagggcacaccaccaagcccagatagtttttatattttttgtagaaacggggtttcatcatgttgtccaggcaggtcttgaacttctggggtcaagtgatttgcccacctcagtcccccaaagtgctggaattacaggtgtgagccactatgcccggccctaacatttattattaaagtGATAAGCTTTGTCTTCAATTTCTGTTGACTCACATTAGAGTAAAAATGAACATGGTATGAATCAGTGACCCTGCAatagtatttttattggagaaCCTAGTCTAGCTTGGTTCAGAAATTGTCATTGTTTACCAGATATGCACTCCTTATAAAATTCTATGCTAGACATTCTATATACATTATTCTTTATTCATCATAACTCTGAAAAATGGTATTAGCACTAATCTGTAgaataggaaactgaggctctgaactTCAGTAACATTACTAAAGTTACACAGCAAGCACAACAGAGCTTGGTTTCAAATAGAGAAGTAACTGTCATGGTTCTTTTTCCACtgtacttcatttctttatagctatgtttttgtttttgttttagtgaaagcaagtttattaggaaagtaaagaaataaatattggctACTTTATAGGCAGAACAGCCTGTAGCTGTGttattttgcctttcttctttatttttattttattttattttatgtttttgagacggagtttcgctcttgttgcccaggcggagtacaatggcgcaatctcagctcaccgcaacctccacctctcgggtgcaagtgattctcctgcctcagcctcccaagtagctgggattacaggcatgcaccaccatgcctggctaattttgtatttttagtagagatagggtttctccatgttgctcagtctggtctcaaactctcgacctcaggtggtccgcctatctcagcctcccaaagtgctggggttacagatgtgagccactggccTATTTTGCCTTTCTTCTATTCCCTTGTTTTTGCTATTGGCTTTACAGAAATATCTTACCATCATGGCTGTGGAAATCAGTTTAgcatttcctcaaaaagttaaaacaggccaggctcagtggcttacacttgtaaatccagcactttgggaggccgaggcgagcggatcaacttgaggccaggagttcgagacaagcctggccaacatggtgaaaccctgtctctactaaaaatacaaaaattaggtgggcttggttgcacatgcctgtaatcccagctacttgggaaactgaggcaggagactcgcttgaaccagggaggtggaggttgcagtgagcaaagattgtgccactgcactgcagcctgggcaacagagcaagactctgtctcaaaaaaataaataaaaaattaaaaagtttgaaacatGAGGTTAATAAGTCAGAGTTGTGGGACTTTAACCAGAGCTGGTAGAGTGCTTGACACACAGTAGATGTTGAATGCATGGCCGTttagtct
The genomic region above belongs to Homo sapiens chromosome 5, GRCh38.p14 Primary Assembly and contains:
- the SERF1A gene encoding small EDRK-rich factor 1 isoform 2 (isoform 2 is encoded by transcript variant 2); its protein translation is MARGNQRELARQKNMKKTQEISKGKRKEDSLTASQRKQRDSEIMQEKQKAANEKKSMQTREK